The window tcttctgaatgcaatctcacagctgcacgaccctaatcgCATGGATTTCTCTCGCTCTATTCTTGTACTATGACAACGGTGTTCGGGGTAACAGAAGGTGTTTATTCTTGAGTCTTGATGCCAACAATTCAGTAATAAGATCATTTAACTCGTTCTAAGAATAACGCTGAAGCCCCCTCATCCATAGGATATTCAGAGCCACAatctgcttcttcttcctcttctaaccTGATATCCTAATTAGGTGGTGGGTGAGGTACTGGTAGTTCGCTGCTGTGAAATACTGGACGAATAGCTAATTTTATGTTAGGGAAGGTTAGTTCTTTCGTGTTTCGTCTATTGAAACCTTCAACGTCGACTGAACAAAAGTAGTATTGATTACTGTGATCCTGGTGCTCATAATATATCATTGGAATGGCAAAGCAAAAATATAGCTTTTTGCCTTCATAAAACAAGCGGAGATCGTCTTCGCATCTTCAGTACACCTTATGGAGAGCCAAGACCTTGTCTTGATACCCAAATCGCAATTTGAAGTACGCATAATAAACTTTCTTCACAAAATCATGGTTCTTCGTTGTGCTTTAACAGTGTATTCACCATAAATGAAACAAAAAACAGTCCGGAGGAACAATGCAGTCTCTTGGAGGAATAATGCAAGAGTAACACTGAAGGaaatgaactgaattgaattgtattgtattgtactgtactcGCACGCTCGATCCACAACTCGTTATGATGGAGTTATTCAAAGCGACACGTCAGTGCTTGTTTAGTCTGGTTGTCTGCCTCACTCCCACCACAACTTAAACCAAGAACTAAATAGAATACGACAAAACGTGATTTATTCTATGATGTAGTCCAAACCCCTCCCCCGCACTATCGCCATCTCTGTCACTGTCTCTATTTACTTCTCCTCTCCCCCTGACTTTCCTCCTATTTCTTTTCTGTCCACCTTATCTTCATTTTAGACATATTTAATAAGCATGTTCAAATCGGGAATAGCTCACAAAACATTTTTGTTTCATTAAACATTCAGCAGCTGGACACCCAAAACACAACTTTTGCAAGAAAACCTGACGTGAgggataaaaaaatatatatttccctATTCAGTATGAAAAAATCTCCCACTATGCAATTTTTGGTTGCAAACCTGTGTTATCAGGCATAGATACCAACAGGACTAGGTTGTAGTCCCAAGTCTGTTCAATGAAACAAAAGCAGTGAGCTGCATGAATAACTTTCCTCTCATACTATAAGCTATCTCGGTGATCAATACCATTCCAGTGGCTCCCGGCACCTGTACTTGGTGTTATTCAAACTTGTTGTAAGGGTCATAGCACTCCTATGGTAGAACAAAACTCAAGAGATTACAGTATACGCTCCTTGTGTATGCGCCTTTTACTCTATTTTAGTTTcataaattatataatttattattttaaaaatttccaTGGGATATATTTTCCCCTAATTGCTATCAATAACAACAAGCATGTCACCTGTATTTACCGATATTATTATAtaacgtgaaataattgtaaattgcCTCCAGAGTTCGAAGGATTATAACTAACGTAATATTCTTACATGTGTTGCAGCCCGGAAGTGACTTCTCCGGTGATAAAGACGTCCGGTGCCTGGCAGGAAGTTACCCTTGAAGTACCTGAACAGGAGCCATTAAGCAGGGCCCCAGTACCGCCACCTCGCAAGAAGCGTCAGCTACATCGTAAGATGGGAATGTCTCGTCCACCTCCACCAGAGCCTCCTGCAACATCCCCAGATAGCCTGCAGGTGCTGCAGAAACCACGGCCAAAAAATGTGTCTTCCGTCTCGCTACCCAATTACAGTGAGTTAACTCCGAACAAAAGCAaacaaaagaagaatttcctttcaCCGGGAAGTGCTAGGAAAACACCAAGTACATCATCCATATCAGATGCAACGGTTGAGCGAGTTGAGAAGTACATGAGAAGATGTCGCAGCTTTGGATCCATGCGAGAACAACTTGCTGAGAAACTCTCAAGCCTGGATGCTTCTTCAGACAGCGATGATTCTTGGGCAGGTCTTGATGATTGGGACCTAGGTGTAATTGAACACGAAACACACACTAACGACAGTCCAATTCTACCGACATCTAAACTAAACAAACGGCCTGAACGCAAAAGTACTACAGTACCACCCACCGTCACAGAACCTATAAAGGCCAATCAAAATCCACCGTCACAAACTCCACAACCCATTACAAATATACCGAGTGAGGATGACTGGTTCGGTAACAACTGTTGGCCAGGCCCACTGCAGAATGGAGTGAAATCTACTGACGAACGTGATGTAGATATCCATCCAGAGGAGAAAATAAATGGAGTTAAAGAAGACGCTAATATAAAAGATGTGAAGAGAGAACTGCAGTCTATTATTTACGATTTCAACAGAGCGAAAAAGATATCTACTTCCTCTATGGAGGTACTTCCCACACAGCCTGTCCGAACGGTAAAGAAAAAGATCTCTGTAGCCAGCGTTACTCCTCCGCCGTCACCAGAGCTGTCGGACGCCGAAAATGACAGCGAGAACGCGAAAGTGATAGCTTCCATGGTAATGAACAAGACGGGGGAAGTAGATGAAACAACTCACTCCACCCTGCTGCGTTTATTGAGGGAATGTCAGAATATAGAAGGTGCTCTAGAACAACTAGGCCTACAAGATCTTGCATTAGAAGACTCAGAAATACCGGGTGTCCACTGTTCCGTCCGTAAAACACAAGGAATATCAGGACACCGAAAACTAAATACGGAAGAGAGGAGCTCCATAGCCAATGTGTGTAAAAGTGTAGATTCTGGTCTAGATTTGCACAGTACTGCAGAAGAAAAATTGGAGAGTCATAAAGAGGACTTTCAGTCCAAATTCTCCTTATCTCCCAGCAGTGATACTTTGAATGGAGCTAAAAGCATAGACTCCGGTTTGAACGATCTAGAAGAGCACGCTTCACCAAATAAAACATCTGTTCAAAGAGAATTTGATTCCAGTACCAAATCTACGACTGAGGACGTTAAGGATCCAGTGGCACATACTATAAATACTCAGAATTTAGCCTTAAAAGACTTGGAGGAACATCTTGCTCGAAAAACATCTGAAGAGGCCAAGACTGCACCAATGAATGAAGAGACTGAAAGTTTGTCCTCAGATTTCCTGAGGAAACCGAAAACAATCGACCAAAGTGGTGGAAGCAGTGGAAGGTCATCGATGACACCATCACTCTCTGAGCTGGAGGCGGCCCTTTCCGACATGCTGGAGAAGTCTACCGAGGAGGACGACTCGTCTTTGCCCATCACGTGTAGCAACTCGACAATCACCTCCCCTTCAGAAGTTACTTCCCGCCCAGAAACCTCGTCCTTTGCGAACGGTTCTGCAGTTAAACTTACCAACCAAGTGCATTAAATTTTAGTCAAATAAATACAATGTATGAGGTCTAGAACTTGATTTTACCGGTTTTTAGTACCGGTAATTAGAATTTATAACATGCAAGTGATATTCGATTACTTCTTCGAGGCTTTTCCGGAACAATTGAATGTGATCTCAGAAAATTACTCTGCTAGCACTCCTTTTCATGAAACAGTGTACAATTATACAAATTTTTATTCATACACAGAGGATTTACTCCATGAAATCAAATATGTCCAGATGAAAACTAAGTGGTTTCCTACACAATATTTTAGAGGTAGTCAGAAGTTTAAAACATTACATATCTCAGTAGTTGCTTTTCCATAATCGTATTCGGACTTTTTATAATGAAGTTTAGAAAATAAAGTGCCCGCATTCTGCATTAGAACTATCATCGAAAAACAAATCACTATATGTTTCATAACCGATGATGTCTGGTATAATTGTACAGATTTGTCATACTCCCTTATTCATGCTAGTAAGCTTCTCCATTGAATCAGTGTGGGAGTGGCCGACACAAGATCCCAAGTTCGTGGGAGTAGTAGCAAATTTTTGAACGGCCGCTAAAAATCTTAGCACaccatgtcattgttgttggcatgttaatGATCTATAATAGCGCAATCAGTGTCactcgacaaaattaaattaacttagCCGTAGAAACCGTCCAGCAGAACACTTTTTCTTCGCTGGATAACAGTACAATCGGAATGCCGAAATGGCTAGGCAGGCTTCGTAGATGAGACTACTTCATGAAGCTTGGAATGTAGTAGCTTAggtcatttattatttttattattattaaagctagtTATTACCTGATTTTACCACAATATGCCTTGAGATATGCTCAATTTGTACGGTGTGTATGTAAAAAGCAACACAACGTAcgtgagtggatttcgaaacaatgTGCCTCCCATAATTATCTTCCCAAAGTACCGATTCCAATCCTCATACCAGATCGGTAGTGGCGATTAGAGGGTGGGGACGGCGAAGGGGCAGCCCCCACTTTGTGgcgaaaaaattacatttttatttaattttaaccacCTAAaattaggaattattaaaaaaatgcaatttatacaaaccctgttgtctaatACCAAataatttcctttaatttctttaaataaaaaatacttagtgaAAATACGCACAAAAGTCATTCGACGCAGCTGACCGATTTTTCTGCTTCTAACCTTAAAATCAGAAAATTAACCAGCACAGCAGCGTGTAGAAACGCGATTAGTACCTGATAGGATAGCACCTCAGTTGCGTACATGTGATCTTGTTCCTCTGATGACAAGTTTTATTGTAGGcctatggtattgaatcaaaatctcaaaaaataacTATTAATAACGCAGTTAAGTTGATAAACTGTCAAGCTTTACttatctgtcgaaattcgctcagacagctttaaaaatttaccattttgtagctgTTTTGTTTCAATGTTGTTGTCTAcctgcttccccccccccctcctatatTCCCCAGGTCGCCGGTCCTCTTTTGTTTTCTATAAATGTTCCCTTTGCCCCCACCTCCCACTTTTAATTTCAATTCGCCGCTACTCTACCAGATTGTACACTTTTCAGGAATTGAATTCAAGGCCAACAGAGTGGCAAACTGCTAGTTAAAATTCTATACCACTGCCTCAATAATAGGATGAAGTAGTAGTCGAAAAGAAAACAGTGAAATGACACAACCTTTAGTGTGGGATCGGAAATAATGATCAGACGAGTCTACCATATCTCTCTGCACCGTGTAGCAATGTATGAATGAGCAATATTATGACGTTTAATTTTGAATAACATCAAGAATGGATGTATTGATTATTGCTTTGGAGATATCTGTTGTATATTTATATACCCTATCGCCAAATCTGTGTGAAAAGAAGATGTATGGGATTACCTACGTGGGAAAAATGGTTTCATTTAATTCTTGTTGGTTTCTACATGTTTTATGTAGTATTTTACTTTCCAAGTGCCTTAAACAAATCTGAACGTTGGCGACCTAGTCGCTGCTCGCCAAGTTGGCCAACCACCTATGATCCGGAAACCTGAACCGAAATCTACTTGGGATGGGATGGCCAGTTACACTCCACTCGTCATTTATCGACTTATACATTTTGTAGTAATTTTGGGCAGGTTTTTTGTGATTTCTGTTGTTAATTATAGCCTTTGTAAAACAGTCTTGCATCACAGAAAAATACCATTATATTGTACCCCGTAAATGTCTTATACTTGAATCTTTTCGATGTATGTTCCTGAGATGAGCGAGAGATATAGCCCACAGCAAATAATTCTCAATGAAAGTGATTTTTTtagttctaaatatgaagttactAAAAATTGATCAAGTTCAGTGACATTTATTTAAAAATCTTGTGTATCCTTGTACATTAATATAGCTCCAATTGTAAAATAGGAGAATAATAGAGATTTACTGTAGAAGCCAAAGAATGGTTCCTTAGTTATTGGAAGTTGGTctagaataaataaaaaatattcgtAATTAATTTAAACATAAAGGAATCAATATGCCAACATTTATAAGAATAATTTTGTGGCTTTCGGGTAAAAGTGCTTAAATCCAGTATTACTTATTTTCAGattaatattacaagtaataacaTGTATTTTGTTCCACCACTGAGTAAAATATCTAACTCATAGCACAATTTTTTATCGCCAGGTTAAAAGTGTGCAAGAAATgtgacttttttcttttctttcttagtcACTTAAAATAATACATGTCCATTTACGATACTTGTCATGGTCAGCTTCACATTAATTTGTTAGGGTATGAGTTTTACTCAGTGCCTGCAACTTAATATTTAAAAGATATGTGAGTAAATATTACCAAGTTAATTTCTGTTTGTATTCTTATGTCAGccctatatttatttaattttttattgggGAATTTACACAAATTCACTAATGTTATTTTTCCTACTGTAACAAAAACAATAGTAAAGTAAAATTGCTTGCATGCACTTATGTATCTTTACCTCTCCTATCTTTATATAAAAACCATGCGTAATATAGCGCAGATGATAACAGAAATAGTATACTATAATCTACCATATTTCTTTATTCTATATCCATCTACATATTTGCATCACTATTTATTGGAAGTATTTGAATGTTTAACCATCTCCCCTAAATAATATCATGAGACTTGCGTATTTTTGCCTTACATCCACAGAattttgattatataatttatattgTGTTACTCAAGTTGTATAGCATAACTATTGTTTGTATTCCGATGCATAAAATGACTCTGAAGATACTATAAGGTGCAGATCTGAATATAACAGAGAACTGTTGTAATATAATACTTTCCCAGAGTGTAGTTTGTAGTGAGAGACTGTGAACTGCAATTTGTCACAaactatatacatatttacattatttgtagatacatgtacagatataataaaaatataataaactgATTCTGTGAGATTTTCTCCACTAATGAAAAGGGTGAACCCCAATCGTGTACACATCCCTTTTTGATATTTAGCATTGAAATATCTGAAGGTATGTATATATCTTGAACGAAAAAGATGCTCTGTGAAGAGAAAAAGCTGTGCAGAAGAAGGCAGGTGagtataatgttaatgttattggttttacgtttcactaactatatttacggtttttaGGAACAAGAGTAGCCTTCGGTTGTTACTTtgtctgcgtctcacgagaagtcgcggcagcttgtaggcacggcacgagtaacaggtactatgctacaaacattagtcgtgacagtgCCAGTTCTCTGAAAGAGGTGTGTGTTCATTATTCAACTGTTCATTAtccagtacttacagtaaatgtgcaACTAAATcgcaattgcactaccaatttgaaacttcacaacagaaCCTTAGGTCATAAGAATCACCGCGGACTGAAccaatgtttattgtcaggccttgagacttgatatTGGCGCATGCGCAACAGCCAAGATTACcccgcatgcacgcgacttctcaTCAGACGACCACAGTAGTGTGCTCCTTATACACTTCATAAGAGAGTGTATCCTCCTAATATTAGCGAGATATATGATTTATTTAACCATCAGCTTCCCTTATGTACGGGCTGCCAACAATAGACAAGGTGTGCAATAGACAAATGACAAATGTAAAGCTACGAAACTGAGAACTAACATGCGTTATGAGTATGCTGATTAATGACAGACCAAAAAACATGGGTTATAAATCTGTGGTACTTAGGCAGAGCCCGATATATTAAAGATCTTGATTTTTCAGGAGGTGCTTTTAAAAGTCTGCGAGATCGCTGAAATTCAAATTGTATTTCAATGACCCTTAAACTGAAGTGGCATAGGTACATTTGCGAATCTAATAAAAAGAAGTAACAcgttttattcttatttaatcaGAAAATTCAGGGGAAAATATCACTCGGTTGTCCCATATCAGTGTCAGAATCCACTAGTACTCTGCCACTCGTTTTCagatttatgtaaaaatgattacaCTCTTTGTCAACTGTATAGAGGGCCGGACATGTTGCTCCAGAGAGGGTGGTTCGTTTTTTTCCTCACCAGGGTGGGACAGCACGCCCGGTCAGTAGTTATAGGTGtggcgtctcacatgtggattggttACCGCCTGTGAGAGGGGTCACAAGATTAAATTAAGATATTTACACTTATAGGGGTGGTGCTTACATGTGGCTCGGTCTCCCGCCCATGTGAGtacccacatagtagatttagatttagaacttaacttaacttaacttaactttactttactttactttgctttgctttgctttgctttgctttgctttgctttgctttgctttactttactttactttactttactttactttactttactttactttactattTGGTTTGTATAGGAACATGTATTTGGACGGAAGCCTGTAACGTTCAGCaaataaatcaatatttaatttctAACCAGTTCATTCCCCTGTCCTGCGAGTCAGTAGTGCTTTGTATCAGTTCTTCATGAACAAGTTGTGAAAACGATTCGAAGTCTCCTTGGCTCTAGAACTTGAAATTTCTTGACTGCTGAGAAAAGATGACAGAGCCCGATATGTACAACTTATTTGGTTCAGTCACCGATCAGTTACAAAGTACTGAACATATAAGAACATCGTATTCTAGGAGCACCAGTATCATACCAGGTTTTCCCATTACAATCTTCGTCTCAAAATCTACCATACTGACATTAAAACCGAAAATTTGACATTTTAACATAGGCCTATCGGGTCCTGCCTTAGTACCACATAAATGACATTCACATGTGGATGTGAGATCGCTGttcgaggggctgcctggctgaagcaGTAAAGGAGACATTGGTTCATCCGGAAGAACGTGGACTCATTTCCCCGTGAGGAAGTCGAAACGTTTAGGAACGAGGCTTCCACTGcgcatggccgtgaggttcactcagcttactcTGAAAAcaactaccaggttaattctcggCAAGGCATAGAGTTAACCATTATATCCCACTTTGTGCCTAGGTTACGAAAAGTGGTGGCCTTTACTTTCCAATCCTACAGTGACcatcatggcctgtatggagatcgCGTAGCATTTTCTTCGCCTCTTCTAGGTGACGATAAGATATTTGGGCTTACTGTATTATACGCTACGCAGATATGATATGTTGAATAGGCCTACGTAGTCAAAAAAAACCGCCCCAAATagtaataatgacgtgtggcctccgaagaagcttggtgcaggtctttcgaattggcgccgtataggcgacctgcacggctgtgaggattgggccctacctatgatgaattctaattgggattaaccaatgaaggttaaaatccacgacccggccgggaatcaaacctgggagctcctgaaccaaaggccagcacgctaaccatttagccatggagctggacctccAAAATAGTTCTGGTAACTCAATAAAAGGATTTTTATAAAGTCAAAGGCATTTGCTCTAAATATAAAGAATGCTTACTCATGAATCCAATTTGAGGTTtggaaatacaacctgtgacaataaagttcggtgaatagtcctgtactatcaacatagatgaacaatgcacgacagtgaccttactgtccttcgaaatagttctctcccataactatgcactgctgagatcggcgatacatgtcctggaaactttgcaagaagacttcttttgggatggtgttcaaaagcctcgtcacgtttcgttggatgtcaggaatatcgccaAATCTCTTTCccttcaaagcgagtttgagtcgtgggaataggaagaagtctggaagaTTGAAATTTGGCAAGTATGGGGATGTTAAGTTGCACCATCCCCTTTAccgtaacttctgggtaacgatttgtcgcacggattcacggttaatctgcagttcatccgctatcatgcgcacagttaatcgccgatcgttcgtgattattgtcctcatcttctcaatgttttcgtcactgaaggCGATCGCCGGTCttctgctacgggggttgtcagaaccactttcccggcctcctcgaaaacgggcgaaccactcgtacacacacttcaaggtcagtgcttgatcttcataaacacgtaccagcatcgcatgcgtttctttcggtgtcttgccaagcttaaaacaaaactgtacattgatcttttggttgttgatgttcctgttcgcagttcagaaccaacgcacaaAACACGCACTGTCAAACAGGCCTTAcgcggcacacacacgatgctcaactgaacaacgttgggagcaggttgtcaaaacctgctgctacgcaggtgcagcgttgcgtgtcgccagtgttgccggatcgaccgttctgacttcattcaccgaactttattgtcacaggttgtatattatcTTGAAATGGATTCATAAATAATTTGTCACATACTTTCCAAATGGCATATAATGTACTGTAAGTCACTCGGCATCTGTAGCTGTCATACCATCAATATGGATGAGTACAACTTGTAAGACATACTACAAACTACCGAAAAGAAGATGCCAGAAGCAAAATAGTGTTCTACGCAAACAAGCCAAACAACGTAAGCTCATTCGAAGGCCATTCCTTGATATATCCCCCCGAATGATCGATGAGATTGGCTGATGGTGAGATGcccagccacacacacacacacacacacacacacacacacacacacacacacacacacacacacactattgaGTCGTAACAATTCTCTAAATGGAAA is drawn from Anabrus simplex isolate iqAnaSimp1 chromosome 1, ASM4041472v1, whole genome shotgun sequence and contains these coding sequences:
- the LOC136857139 gene encoding uncharacterized protein, producing MGAAWCKNKAQAALDKVTQIYPSDATQKSSDKHKNGTVSRDTVDVVDSPEVTSPVIKTSGAWQEVTLEVPEQEPLSRAPVPPPRKKRQLHRKMGMSRPPPPEPPATSPDSLQVLQKPRPKNVSSVSLPNYSELTPNKSKQKKNFLSPGSARKTPSTSSISDATVERVEKYMRRCRSFGSMREQLAEKLSSLDASSDSDDSWAGLDDWDLGVIEHETHTNDSPILPTSKLNKRPERKSTTVPPTVTEPIKANQNPPSQTPQPITNIPSEDDWFGNNCWPGPLQNGVKSTDERDVDIHPEEKINGVKEDANIKDVKRELQSIIYDFNRAKKISTSSMEVLPTQPVRTVKKKISVASVTPPPSPELSDAENDSENAKVIASMVMNKTGEVDETTHSTLLRLLRECQNIEGALEQLGLQDLALEDSEIPGVHCSVRKTQGISGHRKLNTEERSSIANVCKSVDSGLDLHSTAEEKLESHKEDFQSKFSLSPSSDTLNGAKSIDSGLNDLEEHASPNKTSVQREFDSSTKSTTEDVKDPVAHTINTQNLALKDLEEHLARKTSEEAKTAPMNEETESLSSDFLRKPKTIDQSGGSSGRSSMTPSLSELEAALSDMLEKSTEEDDSSLPITCSNSTITSPSEVTSRPETSSFANGSAVKLTNQVH